One stretch of Chelonia mydas isolate rCheMyd1 chromosome 21, rCheMyd1.pri.v2, whole genome shotgun sequence DNA includes these proteins:
- the LOC102938919 gene encoding 60S acidic ribosomal protein P2 has translation MRYVAAYLLAVLGGNNNPTAKNIKKILDSVGIDTDDERVNKVISELSGKDVDDVVNSGLSKLACVPAGGALATAPAASLAAGEGAPAEEKKEEEKKEESEESDEDMGFGLFD, from the exons ATGCGTTACGTGGCCGCTTACCTGCTTGCTGTCCTGGGTGGCAACAACAACCCTACAGCCAAGAACATCAAGAAGATCCTCGACAGCGTTGGTATCGATACAGATGATGAGCGTGTCAACAAG GTCATCAGTGAACTGAGTGGCAAAGATGTTGATGATGTTGTCAACTCAG GCCTCTCCAAGTTAGCCTGTGTTCCAGCAGGAGGTGCCCTTGCTACAGCCCCTGCTGCATCTCTGGCTGCTGGTGAAGGCGCACCTGCAG aagagaaaaaagaggaagagaagaaggaagaaTCTGAGGAGTCTGACGAGGACATGGGATTTGGACTCTTTGATTAA